In Tamandua tetradactyla isolate mTamTet1 chromosome 7, mTamTet1.pri, whole genome shotgun sequence, the following are encoded in one genomic region:
- the LOC143690564 gene encoding olfactory receptor 8S1-like: MALKNHSVIFEFILLGLSADPHVQTLLFVLFLGIYILTLMGNLLMLLVVRADSHLHTPMYFFLSHLSFLDFCFSSATVPTLLKNLLSQKKTISVGGCLAQVFFVFESGGTEACLLSVMAYDRYVAICHPLLYGQMMSNQLCKGLVWGSWGLGFLDAFINILLTMNFDFCGDKSIPHYSCDLPSLFPLSCSDVSTNFAVLLCSSILHGIGTCFLIVYSYIPIVSSILSISSSSGRSKAFSTCSSHLTVVFLFYGSVFLRYLMPVSGSPLELIFSIQYSVITPLVNPVIYSLKNNEVKAAVRRTLRKCFQYIM, translated from the coding sequence ATGGCCTTAAAAAACCACAGTGTCATCTTCGAATTCATCCTACTTGGACTCTCTGCTGACCCCCATGTCCAGACTCTGCTGTTTGTGCTATTCTTGGGAATTTATATCCTGACCTTGATGGGGAACTTGTTGATGCTCTTGGTTGTCAGGGCAGATTCTCACCtacacacccccatgtacttcttcctaaGTCATCTGTCCTTCCTggatttttgcttctcttctgcCACAGTGCCAACGCTTCTGAAGAATCTCCTGTCTCAGAAGAAAACCATCTCTGTTGGAGGCTGCCTGGCTCAGGTCTTCTTTGTATTTGAGTCTGGAGGCACGGAAGCCTGCCTGCTGtctgtgatggcctatgaccgctatgttgcCATTTGCCACCCTCTGCTTTATGGACAGATGATGAGCAACCAGCTCTGTAAGGGGCTGGTGTGGGGATCCTGGGGCCTGGGCTTTCTGGATGCATTCATCAACATCCTTCTAACTATGAACTTTGACTTCTGTGGTGATAAGTCCATTCCCCATTACAGCTGTGATCtgccctctctcttccctctgtcCTGTTCTGATGTATCCACCAATTTTGCAGTCCTGCTATGCTCCAGTATCCTGCATGGAATTGGGACCTGCTTCCTAATTGTTTATTCCTACATCCCCATTGTCTCCAGCATCCTGAGCATCAGCTCCTCCTCCGGTAGAAGCAAAGCCTTttccacctgctcctcccacctcaCAGTAGTATTCCTGTTTTATGGTTCAGTTTTTCTTCGTTATCTAATGCCAGTCTCAGGCTCACCATTGGAATTGATCTTCTCCATACAGTATAGTGTGATTACTCCCTTAGTGAATCCCGTCATCTATAGCCTGAAAAATAATGAGGTGAAAGCGGCTGTGAGAAGGACCTTGAGAAAATGTTTCCAATATATCATGTAG